From Pseudorca crassidens isolate mPseCra1 chromosome 15, mPseCra1.hap1, whole genome shotgun sequence, one genomic window encodes:
- the GREP1 gene encoding glycine-rich extracellular protein 1 isoform X1: MSLHLPANPNLPSPYSHTCLHLSPQDLGIATGWEPSQGLRFPCYGPGIAEAMKPQKPVYRNGLGVGAFPGEGPQPGLGGGLSPPKPGLGGGLKPQKPGYGNGNGLGAQPVPTPAIQWGPKPQEAGYQPPNGYRPGAELGFGGGLKPQKVGEPPGPHLGHELCLPHSFGYRNGGLGSGVFPEARAQPGFPGTDGFWNGELDPGDTVQGVGEGMSRGGAGVWSLAGYERAAVVRPNVAAPAPGGNGKKRWGSRGNPSKGGGDQAEWVRDSETLEGLGHPECTTPVGRSPKPALLLQVRPGPRGALPGPPSSPGGPT; the protein is encoded by the exons ATGTCTCTCCACCTCCCTGCAAACCCTAATCTCCCCTCCCCCTATTCACACACCTGTCTCCATCTGTCCCCCCAGGATTTGGGAATAGCTACAGGCTGGGAGCCCAGCCAG GGTCTGCGGTTCCCATGCTACGGACCAG GCATTGCTGAGGCCATGAAGCCTCAGAAGCCAG TTTATAGGAATGGGCTGGGAGTTGGAGCCTTCCCAGGTGAAGGGCCCCAGCCAG gCCTGGGAGGGGGCTTGAGCCCTCCGAAGCCAG GTCTGGGAGGGGGTTTGAAACCTCAGAAACCAG GATATGGCAATGGCAATGGGCTGGGGGCCCAGCCAG TTCCTACTCCAGCCATCCAGTGGGGGCCGAAACCTCAGGAAGCAG GGTACCAGCCTCCGAATGGCTACAGACCAGGAGCAGAACTGG GCTTTGGTGGTGGCCTCAAGCCCCAGAAAGTCGGTGAGCCCCCGGGTCCCCATCTTGGGCATGAGCTATGTCTCCCTCACA GTTTTGGTTACAGGAATGGTGGTCTGGGATCCGGGGTCTTCCCTGAGGCCCGCGCACAGCCAG gGTTCCCTGGGACTGATGGCTTTTGGAATGGTGAGTTGGACCCAGGGGACAccgtgcagggggtgggggaagggatgtcCAGGGGCGGGGCAGGAGTCTGGTCTCTTGCAGGGTATGAGAGGGCAGCAGTTGTGCGCCCCAATGTGGCTGCTCCAGCCCCTGGAGGAAATGGTAAGAAACGTTGGGGGAGCAGAGGGAACCCTAGCAAGGGTGGCGGGGACCAGGCCGAGTGGGTGAGGGACTCTGAGACCCTGGAAGGACTGGGGCATCCTGAATGTACAACTCCGGTGGGCAGGAGTCCCAAGCCGGCTCTCCTCCTTCAGGTCAGGCCGGGGCCCCGAGGGGCTCTCCCtggccctccctccagccctgggggGCCAACTTGA
- the CLDN6 gene encoding claudin-6 produces the protein MASAGLQILGIVLTLLGWVNALVSCALPLWKVTAFIGNSIVVAQVVWEGLWMSCVVQSTGQMQCKVYDSLLALPQDLQAARALCVITLLVVLLGLLVYLAGAKCTTCVEDKDSKARLVLISGIIFVISGVLTLIPVCWTAHTIIQDFYNPLVAEAQKRELGASLYLGWAASGLLLLGGGLLCCTCPSGGSRGSSHYMARYSASAPHTASRGPSEYPTKNYV, from the coding sequence ATGGCCTCTGCTGGTCTGCAAATCCTGGGGATCGTCCTGACACTGCTTGGCTGGGTGAATGCCTTGGTGTCCTGTGCCCTGCCCCTGTGGAAGGTGACCGCCTTCATCGGCAACAGCATTGTGGTGGCCCAGGTGGTGTGGGAGGGGCTGTGGATGTCCTGCGTGGTGCAGAGCACTGGCCAGATGCAGTGCAAGGTGTACGACTCGCTGCTGGCGCTGCCCCAGGACCTGCAGGCTGCCCGAGCCCTCTGTGTCATCACTCTCCTAGTGGTCCTGCTCGGCCTGCTGGTCTACCTCGCAGGGGCCAAGTGCACCACCTGTGTGGAGGACAAGGACTCCAAGGCCCGTCTGGTGCTCATCTCTGGGATCATCTTTGTCATCTCAGGAGTCCTGACCCTGATCCCCGTGTGCTGGACTGCCCACACCATCATCCAGGACTTCTACAACCCCCTGGTGGCCGAGGCCCAAAAGCGGGAGCTGGGAGCCTCCCTCTACCTGGGCTGGGCAGCTTCTGGCCTTTTGTTGCTGGGTGGGGGGCTACTGTGCTGCACCTGCCCCTCTGGGGGGTCCCGGGGCTCCAGCCATTATATGGCCCGATACTCGGCCTCAGCCCCACATACTGCCTCTCGGGGTCCCTCTGAGTACCCCACTAAGAATTACGTCTAA
- the TNFRSF12A gene encoding tumor necrosis factor receptor superfamily member 12A → MSPGPLRPLPRLFVLGLGLALLRAAAGERVPGTTPCSRGSSWSADLDKCMDCASCPTRPHSDFCLGCAAAPPASFRLLWPILGGALSLALVLGLLSGFLVWRRCRRREKFTTPIEETGGEGCPGVALIQ, encoded by the exons ATGTCTCCTGGCCCACTACGCCCGCTGCCGCGGCTCTTCGTGCTGGGGCTCGGGCTGGCGCTGCTGCGCGCCGCGGCCGGGGAGCGAGTGCCAG gcaccACCCCCTGCTCTCGCGGCAGCTCCTGGAGCGCGGACCTAGACAAGTGCATGGACTGTGCATCGTGCCCCACGCGACCGCACAGCGACTTCTGCCTGGGCT GCGCTGCGGCCCCTCCAGCCTCCTTCAGGCTGCTGTGGCCCATCCTTGGGGGTGCCCTGAGCCTGGCCCTCGTTCTGGGGCTGCTTTCCGGATTCCTGGTCTGGAGACGGTGCCGCAGGAGAGAAAAGTTTACCA CCCCCATCGAGGAGACCGGCGGGGAGGGCTGTCCTGGCGTGGCCCTGATCCAGTGA
- the HCFC1R1 gene encoding host cell factor C1 regulator 1 isoform X1, which yields MILQQPLERSPQGRARRDPRADSGASRGLDASSPLRGPVPMSTKRRLEEEQLPASSSLPREPLRKQFLSEENMVTHFSRLSLHNDHPYCSPPMAFPPALPPLRSPCSELLLWCYPGNLIPEALRLLRLGDTPSPHYPATPAGDIMEL from the exons ATGATCTTGCAGCAACCCCTGGAGCGAAGCCCCCAGGGTCGGGCCCGGCGCGACCCGCGGGCTGACTCAGGGGCGTCCCGAGGCCTGGACGCGAG CTCCCCTCTCCGAGGACCTGTGCCCATGAGTACCAAGCGTCGCCTGGAGGAGGAGCA GCTGCCTGCCTCCTCGTCTCTCCCCAGGGAGCCCCTGCGCAAGCAGTTCCTGTCTGAGGAGAACATGGTCACCCATTTCTCTAGACTCAGCCTGCACAATGACCACCCTTACTGCAGCCCCCCCATGGCTTtccccccagctctgcccccactCAG AAGCCCTTGCTCTGAGCTGCTTCTCTGGTGCTACCCTGGGAACCTGATCCCTGAGGCGCTCCGGTTGCTGAGGCTGGGGGACACCCCCAGCCCCCACTATCCTGCAACCCCAGCTGGGGACATAATGGAGCTCTGA
- the CLDN9 gene encoding claudin-9 yields MASAALELLGMTLAVLGWLGTLVSCALPLWKVTAFIGNSIVVAQVVWEGLWMSCVVQSTGQMQCKVYDSLLALPQDLQAARALCVIALLLALLGLLVAITGAQCTTCVEDEGAKARIVLTGGVILLLSGILVLIPVCWTAHAIIQDFYNPLVAEALKRELGASLYLGWAASALLMLGGGLLCCTCPPPQIDRPRGPRLGYSIPSRSGASGLDKRDYV; encoded by the coding sequence ATGGCTTCGGCTGCTCTTGAACTCCTGGGCATGACCCTGGCTGTGCTGGGCTGGCTGGGGACCCTGGTGTCCTGTGCCCTGCCCCTGTGGAAGGTGACCGCCTTCATCGGCAACAGCATTGTGGTGGCCCAGGTGGTGTGGGAGGGGCTGTGGATGTCCTGCGTGGTGCAGAGCACCGGCCAGATGCAGTGCAAGGTGTACGACTCGCTGCTGGCGCTGCCCCAGGACCTGCAGGCTGCCCGAGCCCTCTGCGTTATCGCCCTCTTGCTGGCTCTGCTTGGCCTGCTGGTGGCCATCACGGGTGCACAGTGTACCACCTGCGTGGAGGATGAAGGCGCCAAGGCCCGCATTGTGCTCACCGGGGGGGTCATCCTCCTCCTCTCAGGCATCCTGGTGCTCATCCCTGTGTGCTGGACCGCCCACGCCATCATCCAGGACTTCTACAACCCCCTGGTGGCTGAGGCCCTCAAGCGGGAGCTGGGAGCCTCTCTCTACCTGGGCTGGGCGGCATCTGCCCTGCTTATGTTGGGCGGGGGCCTCCTCTGCTGCACATGCCCCCCGCCCCAGATCGACCGGCCCCGGGGACCGAGGTTGGGCTACTCTATCCCCTCCCGCTCGGGTGCATCTGGGCTGGACAAGAGAGACTACGTGTGA
- the LOC137208016 gene encoding uncharacterized protein, whose translation MDPQASWGRPLHTQRLASGMVRGGACGNSEYYDWAARGHLLEKQGLRGLCALGPGAAVVAKLASRLPRSRSHPRLARARAHSRLGRARASLSLTPPPAPSLPHPPLPGLPPGLSPAPPPPPPSALALAELPPLPALPLRPKPVAPWGPGAHMALPDLPPEAWSSAPPAAALALQDLPRLPAPAPPPSHLPLPPLPETAVAATPGPVGARGRPPLNTEPPPQPLPPLPTRPSPFNLQAPPAPLDPWPLDPWPLPAFPPPLPLPPPPPHFFL comes from the exons ATGGACCCTCAGGCCAGTTGGGGGCGCCCACTGCACACGCAGCGCCTGGCCTCAGGGATGGTGAGGGGTGGAGCCTGCGGCAACTCGGAATACTATGATTG GGCGGCGCGTGGCCACCTGCTGGAGAAACAAGGCCTCCGCGGACTATGCGCGCTCGGCCCTGGCGCGGCGGTGGTGGCCAAGCTGGCGTCCCGGCTTCCTCGCTCCCGCTCGCATCCGCGGCTGGCCCGCGCCCGCGCCCACTCGCGGTTAGGCCGGGCCCGCGCATCTCTATCCCTGACCCCACCGCCTGCTCCGTCCCTGCCGCACCCGCCGCTGCCCGGACTGCCGCCCGGCCTGagccccgcgccgccgccgccgcctccctcGGCGCTCGCGCTGGCCGAGCTGCCGCCGCTGCCCGCGCTCCCGCTGCGGCCCAAGCCGGTGGCGCCCTGGGGCCCCGGCGCCCACATGGCGCTGCCCGACCTGCCGCCCGAGGCCTGGtcttccgcgccgcccgccgccgccctCGCCCTGCAGGACCTGCCGCGCCTTCCCGCGCCCGCGCCACCGCCCTCGCATCTGCCGTTACCGCCTCTGCCCGAGACCGCGGTCGCCGCCACGCCAGGGCCCGTGGGCGCGCGCGGCCGCCCGCCACTCAACACCGAGCCGCCCCCGCAGCCGCTGCCGCCGCTACCCACGCGGCCCTCGCCTTTCAACCTGCAGGCACCGCCTGCGCCGCTAGACCCCTGGCCGCTCGACCCCTGGCCGCTGCCCGCCTTTCCCCCGCCGCTGCCACTGCCGCCCCCGCCTCCGCACTTTTTCCTGTAG
- the HCFC1R1 gene encoding host cell factor C1 regulator 1 isoform X2, whose amino-acid sequence MILQQPLERSPQGRARRDPRADSGASRGLDASSPLRGPVPMSTKRRLEEEQEPLRKQFLSEENMVTHFSRLSLHNDHPYCSPPMAFPPALPPLRSPCSELLLWCYPGNLIPEALRLLRLGDTPSPHYPATPAGDIMEL is encoded by the exons ATGATCTTGCAGCAACCCCTGGAGCGAAGCCCCCAGGGTCGGGCCCGGCGCGACCCGCGGGCTGACTCAGGGGCGTCCCGAGGCCTGGACGCGAG CTCCCCTCTCCGAGGACCTGTGCCCATGAGTACCAAGCGTCGCCTGGAGGAGGAGCA GGAGCCCCTGCGCAAGCAGTTCCTGTCTGAGGAGAACATGGTCACCCATTTCTCTAGACTCAGCCTGCACAATGACCACCCTTACTGCAGCCCCCCCATGGCTTtccccccagctctgcccccactCAG AAGCCCTTGCTCTGAGCTGCTTCTCTGGTGCTACCCTGGGAACCTGATCCCTGAGGCGCTCCGGTTGCTGAGGCTGGGGGACACCCCCAGCCCCCACTATCCTGCAACCCCAGCTGGGGACATAATGGAGCTCTGA
- the GREP1 gene encoding glycine-rich extracellular protein 1 isoform X2 has translation MSLHLPANPNLPSPYSHTCLHLSPQDLGIATGWEPSQGLRFPCYGPGIAEAMKPQKPVYRNGLGVGAFPGEGPQPGLGGGLSPPKPGLGGGLKPQKPGYGNGNGLGAQPVPTPAIQWGPKPQEAGYQPPNGYRPGAELGFGGGLKPQKVGFGYRNGGLGSGVFPEARAQPGFPGTDGFWNGQAGAPRGSPWPSLQPWGANLRPRYGARGAYPEVRSQPGPYGQLRPELGPGPLEVLIL, from the exons ATGTCTCTCCACCTCCCTGCAAACCCTAATCTCCCCTCCCCCTATTCACACACCTGTCTCCATCTGTCCCCCCAGGATTTGGGAATAGCTACAGGCTGGGAGCCCAGCCAG GGTCTGCGGTTCCCATGCTACGGACCAG GCATTGCTGAGGCCATGAAGCCTCAGAAGCCAG TTTATAGGAATGGGCTGGGAGTTGGAGCCTTCCCAGGTGAAGGGCCCCAGCCAG gCCTGGGAGGGGGCTTGAGCCCTCCGAAGCCAG GTCTGGGAGGGGGTTTGAAACCTCAGAAACCAG GATATGGCAATGGCAATGGGCTGGGGGCCCAGCCAG TTCCTACTCCAGCCATCCAGTGGGGGCCGAAACCTCAGGAAGCAG GGTACCAGCCTCCGAATGGCTACAGACCAGGAGCAGAACTGG GCTTTGGTGGTGGCCTCAAGCCCCAGAAAGTCG GTTTTGGTTACAGGAATGGTGGTCTGGGATCCGGGGTCTTCCCTGAGGCCCGCGCACAGCCAG gGTTCCCTGGGACTGATGGCTTTTGGAATG GTCAGGCCGGGGCCCCGAGGGGCTCTCCCtggccctccctccagccctgggggGCCAACTTGAGGCCTAGATATGGGGCCAGAGGTGCATATCCAGAGGTCAGGAGCCAGCCAG ggcccTATGGGCAGCTGAGGCcagagctgggccctgggcccttAG aagtattgattctttaa